AATCTGTTTGTTAGTTGTGCCTAAAAAACCAGAAACAATAACCTCATGCCCCAAATCTTTTAAAACTTGTGCAATATTTAAGCCTTTGCCTGCTGCATGTATTTCTACAGATTCTTGACGATTCACTTGACCTATCTGTAACTCATTGAGTTGTATAGTCATATCAATTGCAGGATTTAAAGTAATTGTTAAAACTTTAGCCATTACCATTCCTAATCTTTACATTTCTTGTTCGGATAACTGACGTACAGCAGGGGCGCTATCACATTCTAGTGCACGCTTTGCAAGCAACTGAGCTTTGCTGTAGTTGAGTGTACGAATTTGAGCTTTAACCAAAGGAATACTATTCGGTGACATACTAAGCTCATCTACACCTAAACCCATAAGGATCGGTACAGCTTTTGGATCAGCAGCGAGTTCACCGCATATGCCCACCCATTTGCCATGTTTGTGGGCAGCTTTTACAGTTTGATCAATCAATTGCAAAATACTTGGGTGTAGGCCATCTGCTTCAGCCGAGAGGATAGGGTGTCCACGGTCAATGGCTAAAGTATATTGAGTTAAGTCATTTGTTCCTATGCTAAAGAAATCCACTTCTTGAGCAAGGATAGGTGCAAGTAAAGCAGCTGAAGGAACTTCTATCATGATACCAACTTGTAAGTCGGTACACGGATATATTGCTTTTACTTCGTCAAGAATGGCTTTCGCTGCACGCCATTCTTCTACACGGCCAATCATTGGAAACATGATTCTTAAAGGGCGATCATCGGCAGCCTTAAGCAAAGCAATAAGTTGTTGACGCAACAGTTCTGGCTGTCTCAGAGTTAAGCGGATGCCTCTTAATCCTAAAAATGGATTTTCTTCTTCAGCAATTGGAAGGTAAGGGAGTGGTTTGTCACCACCTACATCTAGAGTACGTACTACGAGTGGTCGGCCTGCAAGAGCATCTAAAACAATACGATAGTCTGCTTCTTGGGTAGCTTCACTAGGGGCGCTACTATGCGCCATAAAAACAAGCTCTGTTCTCAGTAGGCCAATTGCTTCAGCACCACACTCGACTGCATGGGCTGTCGCTTGAACTTTTCCTAAATTGGCAGCAATCTCGATTTGATGCTGATCTAGAGTAATTGCAGGTTCTTGACTGTGACGTTCAGCCTCTTCACGAATTTTTTTCTGATGCTCGCGTTCTTGTTTTGCTTGTTCGATTTGCTGAGTATTAGGATTTAAGATAAAGGTTCCTGTATCTCCATTAATTAAAAGAGAACTTTTTTGCTCAATATCTAGTACTTGCTCACCAGCGCCGACAATTGCAGGAATACCTAAAGCACGAGCAACAATAGCACTATGCGCACTTGCACCACCTACGGCTGTCAAAATACCTGCAACTCGATCTTTATTAAGGCGGGCCACATCACTTGGCCCCACATCATACATAATTAAAATATAAGGCTCTTTAGGCTCTTCAATGATAACTTCACCACAAAGTTGAGCCAAAACCCGATCGCCAATATCTCGTAAGTCTGCAGCCCGCTCAGCCAATAAGCGATCTGGTAAAGCTGCTTGCTCTTTGGCTGCTGCTTCAATATGTTCATGCCAAGCAGCAGGAGCAGAAAGGTTTAAGTTAATTTTTTGATAAACACCATTAATAAGATCTGGATCGTCAAGCATTTCTAAATGTGCTTGGAAGATCTGCTTAATTTCAGCCACTTCAGATTTTGCAATAACTTGGTGAATGTTGTTTTTAACTGCGTGAAGGGCAATATCAAGATTTTCTTTTTCTACTTTGACGCTCAAACCCATACGTTCATATTGATAAACCTTAGGTTTAATGACATGAACAGGACCAAAAGCTAAACCACTTGAAGCGGCAATGCCCGTATTTGAACTAAGTAGTTTTGATGGAGCTTTAATTTTATTTGATGGCTCTATTTTTATATCGGAAGATTGTATAGGTTCGACTTCTTCACCTAAACCTTGTTGCACTGCTTGAATAACTTTATCTAAACCTTCGACTGCATCTGTTTCTGGTTCGGCTATAAAACGTAGAGTTTGTCCACGTTTACATCCTAAAGCCAAGAGGCGTGTCAAACTTTTAGCAGAAACAAAATTCCCTTCATCTACTGCGACCTGAATATCACCTTGAAAACTTTTTGTTAAGTTCACCAAATGAGTGGCTGGTCGTGCATGTAATCCATGTGCATTAGCGAGTACAACAGAACGATGAGGCCAATCTGGAATAACATCTGCCCCAATGATTTTGGCAATTTCATTTGGCGCTTGTGTTTGATCTAATTGTGCAACTTGCTCTGGATTAAACAGAATATCAATTAGCCGATTAAATCTCTGGCTATCTAATTGCTCATTGGCAGCAATACATACGAGTGTATTTAACTTTTTTCCACCTAGCTGTAATGCATGGCGAGGCTTTACGATACTGATTGCTGGTTGTTGAACGAATTTGGTACTTGAAATAGACCAGATCTGATCTTGTAGTTGAATAACTTGATCTGGATTAAGCGAACTTAGAAAACCACATTTTACAAAATTGTGTTTTTTTAGAATTTGAGATGCTGACCAAAACAAATCTTCAATATCTTGAGATTCAATTTCAGTTTGAATTAAATTTTCATGTAAATTTAAAGATAACGGCTGAGCTTGTAATATTTCAATAATTTGCTCAGGTTGTTTTGCATTTTTTACCTGTTCACTTACATCATGCATTAAAGCTCGGGTTAATATTTGTAGGACTTGTAAGTGTTCATCTGATTTTGCTGCAATAACAACAGCTAAATAAACTCTGTTTTCACCATCCCATATTATTCCTTCGGGGAAGTGAGCTAAACGGATACCTGTTTCCAAAATACATTCACGAGATTGGGGAGTACCGTGGGGAATAGCTATGCCTTGACCTAAATAGGTTGCGCTTTGCTCTTCACGATTAATGAGTCCTGTAATATAGTCAGGTGTGACTAACCCATCTTTCTCCAATATATCTACTAGACACTGTAATGCATGTGTTTTATCAACAGCATGTTGATTCATATGAATATGTCGAGGCTCTAGTGCTAGCATATTTATCCTTGAACAATATCTTTAGGTTTAGCTAAAACAGAAAAAAAGAAGCCGTTTGTATTAAAAATAGGTTAATTTAACCGTTTTTAAACAACAGCTTCGTATAAATTACCATAGCAGAACTTTAAAGGTATATCGACGTATTTACGTAAAAAATGCTTGTTTTTAATACAAAGGATAATCCATGAATAGTATTTTAAATTTTTATATTAACCATAAAGATAATAAAGTAATTTTATAAAAGGAGTTAAATCCTCCAGATAAAAAAACCTCTATACCGGATTACGGGTATAGAGGCAAAAAAAGTGAAAGATTAATTAAAATTAGTGTCGAATTTCTTGTTCCAAGAGCGACCACAACTTTTGATGTGATTTTTTAAACATTAACATGTGCCCAATTGATTTATATCCGAGTTTAATAGGGTTTAGCTCTAGCATTTTTGTAGGTGCATTCGGATACAACTTTAATAAAGCTTCAACATTACGCTCGGTTGCAATTTCATCATCACTTGCCCAAATAGAAGTAATAGGGCAGCTAATTTCAGTATGAAAATCCTGAAAAATAGTTTTACCAATGGCGTTTTTCACATAGCCGGGATGACTACAAAATTCACGCCACTGTTGAGCGACTTTTTTAGGTAAGTTTTCTCCCATTCCAATAAATTGGGTAGCAGCATAACCTTTTAAGGCACTAGAGATCGGGAAGATAACATTAAACATCACTGGCGCTAAAAACTTGGTTTTACCCTTAAGACCTTTTACGTGGCCAGTAGAACCTGCGACTGCAACAACTTTTGCTACTTTATGGAAGTTAGGCACAATTCCTAGCAATTGCCCACCAGCACTATGGCCAAGAAGAGTAACTTGTTGTGCTTGGGTTTTTCCTAATAAAGTATCAATTGCACAAGGGATATCGAGAGTTCCCCAATCATTAATACTTGCACCACTTTGCTTTAACGGCCCATGCAATGAATCTCCAATTCCACGGAAATCAAAGCTTAATACATCATAGCCTTGTTCACTTAACCAACTAGCAAAAGAATGATAAAAGTTTTTGGTAATACCTGTGGCTGGACAAATCAACACGGGACTGGCCAGTTGTTTTGATTGAGCTGGATAAAAATGTGCAGCAAGTTGATAACCATCTTTGCAGGTCATCCAAAATGATTCAAAAGTATTATCCATAATATTTCATAGTGATAAGTTTGTAGATATCTTTAATTTACACGAGTTCTAAAATGAAACTTGATTAAAATGTGACTATGAAGTCAATAATTATGTTATACAACTCATTAAATTTGAATAAAACGAATAATTGGAAAAAAGATGTATTTACCACAGGCTGTACAGTTAGCTATTGTGTTTAGTGGCATATTTTTATGGATAGGGATGTTAACCGGAGTATGGAAATATTGGCAAATACGCCGTTCAGAATTAAGTCGTGCTCATTATTATGTAGATATCGCTCATCGAAGTAGTTTGTTATATGCAGCCGCTAGCCTAATTCTAGCTGTCTTAAGCTACTTTACTGTTTTAAATGAAAATATTACTTTGTGGTGCGTGTTTGCAAATATTCTGTTTTTTAGTTTTTCAATTTTAGTTTATATCCTACATGGCTATTTACAGGACACGACAAATCAATTTAAACGACCGCACAAGTTAGGCCGTTTTGGTTTGCCTTCATGGTTAATGTCTTTAATGATGGTAGGATTAATTGTGACTGAATTACTTGCTACGGCTATTTTAGTTATCGGAACAATTTTTTTATTTTTAGATATATAAAAATGGATGATCACTCATCCATTTTTTAAGTATTCGAGTTCTGTTGACTAAGACGTCTTTTAGCTAATTTTCGCATCTTATGGTCGACAAAGGCCCACACACAAAATATGAAAGAAACAACCATCGCATACATAAAGTATTCGGGTTTCAGATTTCCCTTAATCATACCTTGAAACAGTAAAGTCAGCATAAGAGCAAGCGGCGTTACTCCATAAACAACTGAATCTTTGCTGTTCAGAGTGTTAATGAAGACTTGTTTGTTGAAATGTAATGATAACATCTCCATCCCTCCTTGTGGTTGTGCTAAAACTGAATGTTTTAGTCAAGAATAAGTTTAATGTTGTACTTCTATTTTTAATTCAATTCAATAGTGAATAGAAAATTTTTTGAGCAGTTTTATAAAAAACTCTATGTTTATAAAAGGTTAGGGTATTAAAAAAGTAAATATTAAATATTTTTGTATAAAATACTTACTTTTTTAGAAAAGAGAAATATTTAAGTGAAAAGTGTAATAATTTCTCTTCTCTATAAGTTCAGATTAACTATTTTGTTTTTTTAAAAAGAGGTCAATGGCATGTTGGGCAATTTCTGCATCTTCAAAAGATTGAACGCCAGAAACACCAATTGCACCTAAAATTTGATCGTCATAAAGAATTGGTTTACCACCTTCTAGCATGCCTTGAGCACTCGGCATACTTAAAAAACCTAAGCGACCATTTTGCAGAAGTTCTTCATAGAATTTTGAAGGTCTACCTGATATTGAAGAACATTTTGCTTTTTCTAAACATAAATGGGAACTTAAAGGCGAAGCACCATCTAAACGTTTCATGAGTAGTAAAGAACTTGTTTCGTCAACAATAGCGATACTAACTTTAAAGTTGTGTTCAATTGCATATTTTTGAGCTTCTTCCATTAAAAACTCTGCATCTGCTAATGTTAGGTAATATTTACTTTTCATTGTTGCTCTTCTTTCCTAGTAAGCTAAAAATTATTTTAGTGTAATTTTACAGTAAAAATTGATTATATCTATAATTGTTTTGTCATTCAAATTAGTGTGGAAACAAAATGCTGGTTGGGTAAACTCAGCATTTTATTTAATATATAAAATCATGTTTGGGTAAAACTCGATTTCAAAATAGACACTAGATTAAATGTTTTTAAATTTAACTTTGTCAATCATTACGGTAATGATGAGAACAACTAAAGATGGGATCAACCAAGCTAAGTTTTGTTCGTTTAAAGGTAAGTGTTGAAGAAAATCGGGTAAATAATCACCAAAACCTGCAACCTTAAGACCGTCAATAATCCCGAAGATAAAAGCAATACTTGTTACTGAACCAACAATAAAAGAAGGCTTGTGCCAGAATTTCCAAAAGAAGCTCAGCATAATTACCACAATTGCAGGTGGGTAAATTGCGCTTAAAACAGGCACTGATACAGCAATAAGTTTGGTTAATCCAAGATTAGAAATAACGAAAGAGAAACCAACTAAAATGAATACTAAAAGTTTGTACGGTAATTTAGTTAACTGAGCAAAATACTCACCGCAAGCGCAAGTTAAGCCAATCGCTGTTACCATACATGCTAGAAAAATGAGGCCAGTTAAAAATAGCGAACCCATATTGCCGAAAGCATGTTGAACATACGCATGTAAAATTACTGCACCATTTGCTGCATTTGGTGCAACTTCATGGCTACCTAAACCTAATTTAAACAAGCTTAAATAAACTAATGTAAGTCCAGCACCTGAAATGAGACTGGCAATAATTGCATATTTAGTCACTAGCTTTTTATCGGTAACACCACGCGAGTAAATCGCTTGAATAATTACAATACCAAATACTAATGCGCCTAAAGTGTCCATGGTGAGATAACCATTTACGAAACCTTCTGAAACTGGAGAAGCAACGTAATGGTTGATTGGAGCAGGAACATAACCAGACGGAATCATGACTGCTGCAATGCCTAAAATTGCTAATGCAATAATTTTTAGCGGAGCAAGTACATGTCCAACTGTATCCAATAACTTGTTTGGATAAAGAGAAACTAGAGTTACAAATGAAAAATAAATTGCACTATAGATCAAAAGGCTACTACTTGATGTTCCAAAATAAGAAGAAAAACCAATCTCATAAGAAACAGTAGCTGTACGTGGAGTTGCAAATAAAGGGCCTACTGATAAATAACAAACTACAGTTAAAATCAGACTTGCAACTCGACCTAGAGGAGAGCTAATAATTTCAATGGAACCCTGCATACGAGAGAGTGCCATAATGGTAATTACAGGGAGACCAACTGCAGTAATCAAAAAGCCTATAGCAGCAAGCCATACATGATCACCGGCTTGTTGAGCGACAATGGGAGGAAAGATAATATTGCCAGCCCCAATAAAGAGGGCAAAGGTCATAAAACCTAAGGCAATAATATCTCCAGTACGAAGATGTTGCATAAATTAAATTTAATAAAAAAGAAGGAATTTTAGAGCAAAAGAGAGCATGATCAAGCGGTATTTTATGTGAAAAAGATTTTTTTCGGAGTATAAAAACCTTTAATAGATATCAAAAATATCAACTGGTTAAAGTATGTAGTTGAAAAACCATTGAAAGAAATGCGTAAATCATTTTTTATGTCTGACTTTTTAAAAAAATTATGCAAAAATAAAAGTATAAATTTCTATTATGAATGTTGAATATTTGGGCACTTAACGCTTCCAGCCTATCCTATATCCGTTCTAAAATATTCTAAATTAACTTACATTTTTGTAGGCATTGTAAAAATAGTGTCTACGAGGATAAAACTGAATGAGAGCTTCTACTGTTACAATAAAAACTGAACAAGATCTAGAAAAGTTGAGAGTTTCTGGACGCTTGGCTGCGCAAGTTTTAGAAATGATAGAGGCACATGTTAAACCAGGTGTATCTACTGAATATTTAGATAACCTGTGTAACGACTATATTGTAAATACTTTAAAAGTTATTCCTGCCAATGTTGGATATCATGGTTTTACTAAAACAATATGTACCTCAGTAAATGAAGTGGTTTGCCATGGAATTCCATCGCCGAATAAAATTTTAAAAGATGGCGATATTATCAATATTGATGTCGCAATTATTAAAGACGGCTACTTTGGTGACACGAGCCGTATGTATTTTGTGGGTAATGTAAATCCACAAGCAAAAAAACTTGTTGAAATAACTTATGAGGCGATGGTTGCTGGTATTCATACCGTTAAACCGGGAGCTACATTAGGTGATATCGGTTACGCTATTCAGTCAGTTGCCCATCGAGAAGGGTATAGCATTGTTCGAGAATATTGTGGCCATGGGATTGGTAAGGTTTATCATGAACAACCCAATGTTCTACATTATGGACAACGTGGCCAAGGTTTGGTTTTAAAGAAGGGAATGGTCTTTACCATTGAACCGATGATTAATGCGGGCAGACCGCAAGTGAAAGAGCTGAATGATGGGTGGACTGTCATTACCCAAGATCATTCGTTATCTGCTCAATGGGAGCATATGGTTGCTGTAACTGATACAGGCTTTGAGCTATTAACACCTTGGCCTGAAGGTGTAGGAAATTATCCTGCAATTTGAAAATAAAAAAAGTTCGATAATTATCGAACTTTTTTTATTTTAATTTATTTTAATGCTCAGAAAGATGTTCTACCAAATAATCGATAAATACTCGTACAGCAGGTAGCAACCCTCGGCGTGATGGATATACGGCATGTAATATACCGTGAGGCGCTTTCCATTCTGGTAATATTTGTACAAGTTGTCCAGATTTTAGAAAATCTTCTGCTGCGCTTTCTGGGAGTAAAGCGATACCACAGTTTTGACTCGCCAATTGCGCCAACATGTGTATGTTTGTACCCATTATGGTAGGGCTGACTTTGATTTTCTTTTGCTGATTGTCTGGTCCATGCAAAAGAAATTGCTGATCAAGGTGCTCTTCAGAAAGACTTAAAATACGGTGTTCGCTTAGCTGCTCAGGAGTTTTTATATCACCAAACTCATTTAAATAGGCCTGACTTGCAAACAGACTCTGTTCTATCAGAGCAAATTGTCTAAGAACTAAACTCGGGTCATCATCTAGTTTTGAGCGAACTCGTAGAGCAATATCAATTCCTTCATTAATAACATCTACTCGACGATTGCTGACCATAAGTTGCAAACGAATTTCTGGATATTTTTTTAGGAAAGCAGGCAAAATTTTAGGAAGTTGATTTTGAGCAACATCAACTGGAACACTAACTTTAACAACACCTCTGGGTTGAATACTTAGGTGATCAACCAGATCATGTGCGGCTTGTGCAGCATTCATCATGACTTGAGCATGTCTATAAATATCCATCCCAATATCTGTAACAGCAAAATGACGTGAACTACGTTGAATGAGGCGAACCCCTAAGTTTTCTTCTAAACTATACACGCGCCGACTTAGTTTTGATTTTGGTATATCCGTTACACGTTCAGCAGCACTAAAGCCACCATGCTCAACAACGAGAGCAAAACAATAAAAATCATCAAGATCAGTGAGCATTAAAATATCCTATTTCTGCAACACCAACGATTTTACATTATTATTTTTGCAACAATAATTCTTAAACTAAATTATTTGTAATTAATTAGCCCTCTAAATAAAAATAGAATTTTGAAATTATATTGTAATTACGTTGTAATTTTAATGTGTGTTGTTTTTAACTAGTATTCTAGCCTCTTATAGAAGTTTTAATTATTTTCTTTTACACTACAATTTTTCTCTACTCTCAAATTTCATGCCTTATCAACTGATCGAACTTAACGATGCCTCAGCGAATATTGAATGCCCACTTTGTAAACAAGCGATAATTGACTGGGCGCAAGAACAATATATTCAGCCGTGTGAACATACTTTATTTATTGCTATGGATTTAGGATTTGAATTTGTTGCTGATCGATTTGAAGATGGTATGAATCAGAATGTAGATGAATTGCATGAAGATCCGAATATGAATGTATTTGAAGCTTTAACGACAACTACTTATGAAAATCTAATTATTTTGAAGTCTGATTTAGGCGTAGAAAATTTATTTCGCTATGTTGGGGTGAGTGATCGTTAAATTCGAGAGTAATAAAAAAGCCAATCTTTTGATTGGCTTTTTTATTATTTACGCTTCTGGCGCTGCGCTGTATTGTTCAACTAATGGTTTTAATTCGCCATTTTGGAACATTTCAAGCATGATATCGCTACCGCCAATAAGTTCACCATTTACCCAAAGTTGCGGGAATGTAGGCCAGTTCGCAATTTTTGGTAATGTTGCACGAATATCAGGGTTTTCCAAAATATTTACATATGCAAATGGACGACCAATTTGACTGAGCGCCTCTACAGCACGTGCAGAGAAACCACATTGTGGAAACTGTGGAGTGCCTTTCATGTAAAGTAAAACGGGATGCTTCGCAATTTGATCGCGGATTAACGCTTCAGTATCACGTGCTTGTTCAGTCATAAATAGATCCTCAACTAATCTAGCAGCATTATAGGGGGTGTTTACATCGCTTTGCAAACCACCTGATTACTTAAAGTTGCATTGAATATTCAATATTTTATTGTATAAACCGAAGTGATAGCAAAAAGCGGACGAAATTTTAGATAAATGAATGATGAGACTTTTCATCAGAGCCAGTTTTTGCTTATATAAACCCTTCTAAAAATCTCATACAGACAGAGTTCGTCATGACTGATATTACCCTAGCCCCAATACAACCTGATCAACCATCACATTTAATGGCTACTTATGGCCGCCAAGCGATCAGTTTTGTACGAGGCCGAGGGGCATATTTATATACCGAAGATGGCACAGAGTATCTAGATGCTTTAACGGGTATTGCTGTATGTGGTTTAGGTCATGCACATCCGGTAATTGCAGAAGCGATTGCAGAACAAGCTGCAACACTTGTCCATACGAGTAACTTATTTGAGATCCCTTGGCAAACTGCTGCTGCTCAGAAGCTTGCTGAAGTTTCAGGAATGGAAGAGATCTTCTTTTCAAACAGTGGTGCTGAGTCAAATGAAGGAGCGATTAAAATTGCTCGTAAATTTGGTACTCAACAAGGCATAAGTTCACCAAAGATTATTGTGGCAGAGCAATCATTTCATGGCCGTACTTTAGCAACACTTTCAGCCACTGGTAATAAGAAAGTACAAGATGGTTTTGCTCCCTTAACTCATGATTTTATTCGTGTGCCATTTGGTGATGTAGAAGCAATTCAAGAAGCCGCTTTACAGCATCCAGATATTGTTGCGATTTTGATTGAGCCAATTCAAGGTGAAGGTGGTATTAATACAGCACCTCAAGGTTTTAGCTATCTTGAAGAAGTCCGTATCCTATGTAATCAGCATAACTGGCTAATGATGCTAGATGAAATCCAAACCGGTAATGGCCGTACAGGTAAGTATTTTGCGTATCAGCACACAAATATTGTGCCCGATGTTCTTACGACTGCGAAAGGTCTTGGTAATGGCTTTCCAGTAGGAGCGGTCATGACACAAGGTAAAGCTGTAGGTTTATTAGGACCTGGTAGTCACGGCTCTACTTACGGTGGAACTGTGTTAGGTTCTCGTGTGGTTTATACGGTAATTGATACAATCCAAAAAGAGAATGCTGTAGAAAATGCAGCTATAGTCGGTGGTTATATTGTTGATCAATTACGTGCTCAATTGGCAGATAAAAATGTACAAGTACGTGGCTTTGGGATGATGATTGGTATTCAATTACCTAAAGACTGTGCTGAGCTCGTTGCAATTGCTCGTGATCAACATAAGCTGATTATTAACGTTACAGCAGGTTCTGTAGTGCGTTTATTACCACCAATTAACATGACTCAAGCACAGGCTGATGACTTGCTAGAGCGC
This genomic stretch from Acinetobacter pittii harbors:
- the brnQ gene encoding branched-chain amino acid transport system II carrier protein; amino-acid sequence: MQHLRTGDIIALGFMTFALFIGAGNIIFPPIVAQQAGDHVWLAAIGFLITAVGLPVITIMALSRMQGSIEIISSPLGRVASLILTVVCYLSVGPLFATPRTATVSYEIGFSSYFGTSSSSLLIYSAIYFSFVTLVSLYPNKLLDTVGHVLAPLKIIALAILGIAAVMIPSGYVPAPINHYVASPVSEGFVNGYLTMDTLGALVFGIVIIQAIYSRGVTDKKLVTKYAIIASLISGAGLTLVYLSLFKLGLGSHEVAPNAANGAVILHAYVQHAFGNMGSLFLTGLIFLACMVTAIGLTCACGEYFAQLTKLPYKLLVFILVGFSFVISNLGLTKLIAVSVPVLSAIYPPAIVVIMLSFFWKFWHKPSFIVGSVTSIAFIFGIIDGLKVAGFGDYLPDFLQHLPLNEQNLAWLIPSLVVLIITVMIDKVKFKNI
- a CDS encoding alpha/beta fold hydrolase, which encodes MDNTFESFWMTCKDGYQLAAHFYPAQSKQLASPVLICPATGITKNFYHSFASWLSEQGYDVLSFDFRGIGDSLHGPLKQSGASINDWGTLDIPCAIDTLLGKTQAQQVTLLGHSAGGQLLGIVPNFHKVAKVVAVAGSTGHVKGLKGKTKFLAPVMFNVIFPISSALKGYAATQFIGMGENLPKKVAQQWREFCSHPGYVKNAIGKTIFQDFHTEISCPITSIWASDDEIATERNVEALLKLYPNAPTKMLELNPIKLGYKSIGHMLMFKKSHQKLWSLLEQEIRH
- the argD gene encoding aspartate aminotransferase family protein; amino-acid sequence: MTDITLAPIQPDQPSHLMATYGRQAISFVRGRGAYLYTEDGTEYLDALTGIAVCGLGHAHPVIAEAIAEQAATLVHTSNLFEIPWQTAAAQKLAEVSGMEEIFFSNSGAESNEGAIKIARKFGTQQGISSPKIIVAEQSFHGRTLATLSATGNKKVQDGFAPLTHDFIRVPFGDVEAIQEAALQHPDIVAILIEPIQGEGGINTAPQGFSYLEEVRILCNQHNWLMMLDEIQTGNGRTGKYFAYQHTNIVPDVLTTAKGLGNGFPVGAVMTQGKAVGLLGPGSHGSTYGGTVLGSRVVYTVIDTIQKENAVENAAIVGGYIVDQLRAQLADKNVQVRGFGMMIGIQLPKDCAELVAIARDQHKLIINVTAGSVVRLLPPINMTQAQADDLLERLVSLINNYL
- the map gene encoding type I methionyl aminopeptidase — encoded protein: MRASTVTIKTEQDLEKLRVSGRLAAQVLEMIEAHVKPGVSTEYLDNLCNDYIVNTLKVIPANVGYHGFTKTICTSVNEVVCHGIPSPNKILKDGDIINIDVAIIKDGYFGDTSRMYFVGNVNPQAKKLVEITYEAMVAGIHTVKPGATLGDIGYAIQSVAHREGYSIVREYCGHGIGKVYHEQPNVLHYGQRGQGLVLKKGMVFTIEPMINAGRPQVKELNDGWTVITQDHSLSAQWEHMVAVTDTGFELLTPWPEGVGNYPAI
- the ltrA gene encoding LysR family transcriptional regulator; this encodes MLTDLDDFYCFALVVEHGGFSAAERVTDIPKSKLSRRVYSLEENLGVRLIQRSSRHFAVTDIGMDIYRHAQVMMNAAQAAHDLVDHLSIQPRGVVKVSVPVDVAQNQLPKILPAFLKKYPEIRLQLMVSNRRVDVINEGIDIALRVRSKLDDDPSLVLRQFALIEQSLFASQAYLNEFGDIKTPEQLSEHRILSLSEEHLDQQFLLHGPDNQQKKIKVSPTIMGTNIHMLAQLASQNCGIALLPESAAEDFLKSGQLVQILPEWKAPHGILHAVYPSRRGLLPAVRVFIDYLVEHLSEH
- a CDS encoding GlcG/HbpS family heme-binding protein, with protein sequence MKSKYYLTLADAEFLMEEAQKYAIEHNFKVSIAIVDETSSLLLMKRLDGASPLSSHLCLEKAKCSSISGRPSKFYEELLQNGRLGFLSMPSAQGMLEGGKPILYDDQILGAIGVSGVQSFEDAEIAQHAIDLFLKKQNS
- the grxD gene encoding Grx4 family monothiol glutaredoxin, with translation MTEQARDTEALIRDQIAKHPVLLYMKGTPQFPQCGFSARAVEALSQIGRPFAYVNILENPDIRATLPKIANWPTFPQLWVNGELIGGSDIMLEMFQNGELKPLVEQYSAAPEA
- the ptsP gene encoding phosphoenolpyruvate--protein phosphotransferase, whose product is MLALEPRHIHMNQHAVDKTHALQCLVDILEKDGLVTPDYITGLINREEQSATYLGQGIAIPHGTPQSRECILETGIRLAHFPEGIIWDGENRVYLAVVIAAKSDEHLQVLQILTRALMHDVSEQVKNAKQPEQIIEILQAQPLSLNLHENLIQTEIESQDIEDLFWSASQILKKHNFVKCGFLSSLNPDQVIQLQDQIWSISSTKFVQQPAISIVKPRHALQLGGKKLNTLVCIAANEQLDSQRFNRLIDILFNPEQVAQLDQTQAPNEIAKIIGADVIPDWPHRSVVLANAHGLHARPATHLVNLTKSFQGDIQVAVDEGNFVSAKSLTRLLALGCKRGQTLRFIAEPETDAVEGLDKVIQAVQQGLGEEVEPIQSSDIKIEPSNKIKAPSKLLSSNTGIAASSGLAFGPVHVIKPKVYQYERMGLSVKVEKENLDIALHAVKNNIHQVIAKSEVAEIKQIFQAHLEMLDDPDLINGVYQKINLNLSAPAAWHEHIEAAAKEQAALPDRLLAERAADLRDIGDRVLAQLCGEVIIEEPKEPYILIMYDVGPSDVARLNKDRVAGILTAVGGASAHSAIVARALGIPAIVGAGEQVLDIEQKSSLLINGDTGTFILNPNTQQIEQAKQEREHQKKIREEAERHSQEPAITLDQHQIEIAANLGKVQATAHAVECGAEAIGLLRTELVFMAHSSAPSEATQEADYRIVLDALAGRPLVVRTLDVGGDKPLPYLPIAEEENPFLGLRGIRLTLRQPELLRQQLIALLKAADDRPLRIMFPMIGRVEEWRAAKAILDEVKAIYPCTDLQVGIMIEVPSAALLAPILAQEVDFFSIGTNDLTQYTLAIDRGHPILSAEADGLHPSILQLIDQTVKAAHKHGKWVGICGELAADPKAVPILMGLGVDELSMSPNSIPLVKAQIRTLNYSKAQLLAKRALECDSAPAVRQLSEQEM